A section of the Quatrionicoccus australiensis genome encodes:
- the ccoN gene encoding cytochrome-c oxidase, cbb3-type subunit I yields MSAMEHTYNDKVVRQFAVMTVIWGIVGMLVGVVIAAQLVWPELNVGPYFHFGRLRPLHTNAVIFAFGGCALFATSYYVVQRTCHARLWGGALIPLTFWGWQLVIVLAAITLPLGMTQGKEYAELEWPIDLLIAVVWIAYAAVFFGTIARRTVSHIYVANWFYGAFIIAVALLHIVNSAAVPVSLTKSYSVYSGAQDAMIQWWYGHNAVGFFLTAGFLGMMYYFVPKQAGRPVYSYRLSIVHFWALIFTYMWAGPHHLHYTALPDWTQSVGMVFSLILLAPSWGGMINGIMTLSGAWDKLRTDPILKFLVTSLSFYGMSTFEGPMMAIKSVNALSHYTDWTVGHVHSGALGWVAMVSIGSIYFLIPKLFGRKEMYNQQLVTVHFWMATIGTVLYIASMWIAGVMQGLMWRAVNTDGTLAYSFVEGVKGSYPFWAIRWLGGIFFLSGMLLMAYNMFKTIANGKVAPVPVLVPAEHHA; encoded by the coding sequence ATGTCAGCAATGGAACACACTTACAACGACAAGGTCGTCCGGCAATTTGCCGTGATGACGGTCATCTGGGGCATCGTCGGCATGCTGGTCGGCGTTGTCATCGCGGCGCAGCTGGTCTGGCCGGAACTCAACGTCGGGCCGTACTTCCACTTCGGCCGCCTGCGCCCGCTGCATACCAATGCGGTGATCTTCGCCTTCGGCGGCTGCGCGCTGTTCGCGACCTCCTATTACGTCGTGCAGCGCACCTGCCACGCCCGCCTGTGGGGTGGCGCGCTGATTCCGCTGACCTTCTGGGGCTGGCAACTGGTCATCGTGCTGGCGGCCATCACGCTGCCGCTCGGCATGACGCAGGGCAAGGAATACGCCGAACTGGAATGGCCGATCGACCTGCTGATCGCCGTCGTCTGGATTGCCTATGCCGCCGTTTTCTTCGGCACGATTGCCCGCCGCACGGTATCGCACATCTACGTCGCCAACTGGTTCTACGGCGCCTTCATCATCGCCGTCGCCCTGCTCCACATCGTCAACAGCGCGGCCGTGCCGGTTTCGCTGACCAAGTCCTACTCGGTCTATTCCGGTGCGCAGGACGCAATGATCCAGTGGTGGTACGGCCATAACGCGGTCGGCTTCTTCCTGACCGCCGGCTTCCTCGGCATGATGTATTACTTCGTGCCGAAGCAGGCCGGGCGTCCGGTGTATTCCTATCGCCTGTCCATCGTGCACTTCTGGGCGCTGATCTTCACCTACATGTGGGCCGGCCCGCACCATCTGCACTACACCGCCCTGCCCGACTGGACGCAATCGGTCGGCATGGTCTTCTCGCTGATCCTGCTCGCGCCGTCCTGGGGCGGCATGATCAACGGCATCATGACCCTGTCCGGCGCCTGGGACAAACTGCGTACCGACCCCATCCTCAAGTTCCTGGTCACCTCGCTGTCCTTCTACGGCATGTCGACCTTCGAAGGCCCGATGATGGCCATCAAGTCGGTCAATGCGCTGTCGCACTACACCGACTGGACGGTCGGCCACGTGCACTCCGGTGCCCTTGGCTGGGTGGCGATGGTGTCGATCGGCTCGATCTACTTCCTGATCCCGAAACTGTTCGGGCGCAAGGAAATGTATAACCAGCAACTGGTCACCGTGCATTTCTGGATGGCGACCATCGGCACCGTGCTCTACATCGCCTCGATGTGGATCGCCGGCGTCATGCAGGGTCTGATGTGGCGCGCCGTCAATACCGACGGCACGCTGGCCTACAGCTTCGTCGAGGGCGTCAAGGGTTCCTACCCGTTCTGGGCGATCCGCTGGCTGGGCGGGATCTTCTTCCTGTCCGGCATGCTGCTGATGGCGTATAACATGTTCAAGACCATTGCCAACGGCAAGGTCGCTCCCGTCCCGGTTCTGGTACCGGCCGAACACCACGCATGA
- a CDS encoding diguanylate cyclase → MLPLSRKFLKTVRNCCLALGVLVPAVVHAADGAPLDIGLTPGEQAYVERVASIRMCVDPDWIPFERINQQGRHEGIAADLVQLVASRVGLKVELYPVKTWEESLAASQGKHCQIMSFLNQTPARDKWLIFTQPIFSDPNIIVTREEHPFIGDLAGIKGESVALPRSTMVEERVRRDYPGLRVILTNSEDESIALVSTRQADMTIRSLMVAAYSIKKEGLFNLKIAGQIPEYTNRLRIGVLKDEPVLRDILDKGVGSISPQEREEISNRHVAIRVQPKPDYRTIWEIVAGAACLLLVAIYWNRKLSTLNRELVRLSVTDRLTGLFNRSKLDQTFDVEIHRALRFGHPFSVIMLDIDHFKQVNDQHGHQVGDQVLVDVARLLAARRRETDILGRWGGEEFMLICPHTDVSGACILAESLRQAFVANSFAKDLQLTASFGVSAFLSGDKATDIVGRADAALYRAKHLGRNRVEVQ, encoded by the coding sequence TTGCTGCCTCTTTCCCGAAAGTTCCTGAAAACCGTCCGCAACTGCTGCCTGGCCCTTGGCGTGCTGGTGCCGGCGGTCGTGCATGCCGCTGACGGCGCGCCGCTCGACATAGGCCTGACGCCGGGCGAACAGGCCTATGTCGAGCGGGTCGCCAGCATCCGGATGTGTGTCGATCCCGACTGGATTCCCTTCGAGCGTATCAACCAGCAAGGCCGGCATGAAGGCATTGCGGCCGATCTGGTGCAACTGGTGGCGAGCCGGGTCGGCCTGAAGGTCGAGCTGTACCCGGTCAAGACCTGGGAAGAAAGCCTGGCCGCTTCGCAGGGCAAGCATTGCCAGATCATGAGCTTTCTCAACCAGACCCCGGCGCGCGACAAATGGCTGATCTTCACACAGCCGATCTTCAGCGACCCGAACATCATCGTGACGCGCGAAGAGCATCCCTTTATCGGTGACCTGGCCGGCATCAAGGGGGAAAGCGTCGCCTTGCCGCGCAGCACGATGGTCGAGGAGCGGGTGCGGCGTGACTATCCCGGCTTGCGCGTCATCCTGACCAACAGCGAAGACGAATCGATCGCCCTGGTGTCGACGCGCCAGGCCGACATGACCATCCGCTCGCTGATGGTTGCCGCCTATTCGATCAAGAAGGAAGGCCTGTTCAACCTGAAGATCGCCGGTCAGATTCCGGAATACACGAACCGCCTGCGGATCGGCGTGCTCAAGGACGAGCCCGTCCTGCGCGACATTCTCGACAAGGGCGTCGGCAGTATTTCGCCGCAGGAACGCGAGGAAATTTCCAATCGGCATGTCGCAATCCGTGTGCAGCCGAAGCCGGATTACCGGACGATATGGGAGATCGTGGCGGGTGCCGCTTGCCTGCTGCTCGTCGCGATTTACTGGAATCGCAAGCTGAGCACCCTGAACCGCGAACTGGTGCGTCTTTCAGTGACCGACCGGCTGACCGGCCTGTTCAACCGCAGCAAGCTCGACCAAACCTTCGATGTTGAAATCCACCGCGCCTTGCGTTTTGGCCATCCCTTCAGCGTCATCATGCTGGATATCGATCACTTCAAGCAGGTCAATGACCAGCATGGGCACCAGGTCGGCGATCAGGTGCTGGTCGACGTGGCCAGGCTGCTTGCGGCACGGCGCCGCGAAACCGATATTCTCGGGCGCTGGGGCGGCGAGGAATTCATGCTGATCTGTCCGCATACCGATGTGAGTGGTGCGTGCATCCTGGCCGAAAGCCTGCGCCAGGCTTTTGTTGCCAATTCGTTCGCTAAAGACTTGCAGTTGACCGCAAGTTTCGGCGTGTCTGCCTTCCTGTCCGGGGACAAGGCCACCGATATCGTTGGGCGGGCCGATGCGGCGCTCTACCGGGCCAAGCATCTCGGACGCAATCGCGTCGAAGTGCAATAA
- a CDS encoding OprD family outer membrane porin, which translates to MLLRLALAVSAICGALPVQAGEDLRSALAESSVAGYFKAMYIADDKKGGRLNQNTTGFGGKLGGETGTFYGFSLKAAWYTTGDLGTRRDDARRTDAYMFDVDKKPYSLIGEAQVRFAAGRTQLLAGRQEFFSPLINTYDYRIIPNLFEAVTLTNRDLPDTTLTLAYVSRMSGLDGVVSFAEFRSMSQQAYTSLRVAANGALDGPHGTTLDPSSVVGNKGVWVTGLVYDKAFRVQAWNYYGIDTLNSLYLDGRVKQDLGHDISLVAEAQTYHVAEVGQFKDYLARQGLNATYSLYGLKGTLAHQASGLSVALAGNRFTGQRNTVSAYGNWGGYPEFVVMPYVVAENNGVSAIAGSRTAKLAVLWDLRSIGLAEQSLLFGHARIDIDEAIQPASDIVVNSLIYRARLSPKVSARLAAEARSSANSRYDNKFVALALRYDF; encoded by the coding sequence GTGCTTCTGCGGCTGGCGCTGGCGGTTTCGGCCATTTGCGGCGCCTTGCCGGTGCAGGCCGGCGAGGACCTGCGCTCGGCCCTGGCGGAGAGCAGCGTCGCCGGCTATTTCAAGGCGATGTACATTGCCGACGACAAGAAAGGCGGCCGCCTGAACCAGAATACGACCGGCTTTGGCGGCAAGCTCGGCGGCGAGACCGGGACGTTCTACGGTTTCAGCCTGAAAGCGGCGTGGTACACCACCGGCGACCTGGGAACGCGGCGCGACGATGCGCGGCGCACCGATGCCTACATGTTCGATGTCGACAAGAAGCCGTACTCGCTGATCGGCGAGGCGCAGGTCCGCTTCGCAGCGGGCCGGACCCAACTGCTTGCCGGGCGGCAGGAGTTTTTCTCGCCGCTGATCAATACCTACGACTACCGGATTATTCCCAACCTGTTCGAGGCGGTGACGCTGACCAATCGCGACCTGCCCGACACCACGCTGACCCTGGCCTATGTCAGCCGGATGTCCGGTCTGGACGGCGTGGTCAGCTTTGCCGAGTTCCGCAGCATGTCGCAGCAGGCCTATACCTCGCTGCGCGTCGCCGCCAACGGCGCGCTCGACGGCCCGCATGGCACGACGCTCGATCCGTCCAGCGTGGTCGGCAACAAGGGCGTCTGGGTTACCGGCCTGGTTTACGACAAGGCATTTCGCGTCCAGGCCTGGAATTATTACGGCATTGATACCCTGAACTCGCTGTATCTCGACGGCCGCGTCAAACAGGATCTCGGCCACGATATTTCGCTCGTCGCCGAGGCGCAGACCTACCATGTCGCGGAAGTCGGTCAGTTCAAGGACTATCTGGCCCGCCAGGGCCTCAATGCGACCTACTCTCTGTATGGCCTCAAGGGCACCCTGGCGCACCAGGCGAGCGGACTGAGCGTGGCACTGGCCGGCAACCGGTTCACCGGCCAGCGCAACACGGTCAGCGCCTATGGCAACTGGGGCGGCTACCCGGAGTTCGTCGTGATGCCTTATGTCGTTGCCGAAAACAACGGTGTCTCGGCCATTGCCGGCAGCCGGACGGCCAAGCTCGCCGTGCTGTGGGATCTACGCTCGATTGGCCTGGCCGAGCAGAGCCTGCTGTTCGGGCATGCCCGCATCGATATCGATGAGGCCATCCAGCCGGCCAGCGATATCGTCGTCAACAGCCTGATCTACCGCGCCCGCCTGAGTCCGAAAGTCTCGGCCCGGCTGGCTGCGGAGGCGAGAAGCTCGGCCAACAGCCGCTACGACAACAAGTTCGTCGCGCTGGCGCTGCGCTACGATTTTTGA
- a CDS encoding AzlC family ABC transporter permease, with protein sequence MIRPEQPEASRLSILALTAPVAMGYVPLGSVFGFLFVQAGAEWWLAVLASLCVYAGAAQFMMIPMLAAGLPVGAIALATLIVNLRHVFYGLSLLERMPRQRLLRWYLIFALTDETYSLLTSLPKTVSHRQMAGIALLNQGWWLLGTLLGALIGASAKVPLVGLDFALAALFAVLTVEQWRARRDAFPIWVALLAYGIAQWLAPPHALLIAIVLSILVGLWRKPESAKLSGEAKP encoded by the coding sequence ATGATCCGCCCCGAACAGCCTGAAGCATCCCGCCTCTCCATCCTGGCGCTGACCGCGCCGGTGGCGATGGGCTACGTGCCGCTCGGCTCGGTATTTGGCTTTCTCTTCGTTCAGGCCGGTGCCGAGTGGTGGCTGGCCGTGCTCGCCAGTCTCTGCGTCTATGCCGGGGCGGCGCAGTTCATGATGATCCCGATGCTCGCCGCCGGCCTGCCGGTCGGTGCAATCGCGCTGGCAACGCTGATCGTCAATCTGCGCCATGTTTTCTACGGCTTGTCGCTGCTCGAAAGAATGCCGCGCCAGCGTCTGCTGCGCTGGTATCTGATTTTCGCGCTGACCGACGAGACCTATTCGCTACTGACTTCCCTGCCCAAAACGGTCAGCCACCGGCAGATGGCTGGCATTGCGCTGCTCAATCAGGGCTGGTGGCTGCTCGGCACGCTGCTTGGCGCCCTGATCGGCGCCAGCGCCAAGGTGCCGCTGGTTGGCCTCGACTTTGCCCTGGCGGCGCTGTTTGCCGTGCTGACGGTGGAGCAGTGGCGAGCGCGCCGCGATGCCTTCCCGATCTGGGTGGCGCTCCTTGCCTACGGCATCGCCCAGTGGCTGGCGCCGCCGCACGCGCTGCTGATCGCCATCGTGCTGAGCATTCTGGTTGGCCTGTGGCGCAAGCCGGAAAGCGCGAAGTTGTCAGGCGAGGCAAAGCCATGA
- a CDS encoding branched-chain amino acid transporter permease, with protein sequence MSDNLYIITVLLAMALVTFALRALPFLAAQWLGKHPWVARLGRFLPLAIMTLLLLHAVHGAAGEHAAGPWPELAAVAVVVLLQLKSRNPLLSILAGTGLYVLIRNFALI encoded by the coding sequence ATGAGCGACAATCTCTACATCATCACGGTGCTGCTGGCGATGGCGCTGGTCACCTTTGCCTTGCGCGCCTTGCCTTTCCTGGCGGCCCAATGGCTGGGCAAGCACCCGTGGGTTGCCCGGCTCGGGCGCTTCCTGCCGCTCGCCATCATGACGCTGTTGCTGCTGCACGCCGTGCATGGGGCCGCCGGCGAACACGCCGCCGGCCCCTGGCCCGAGCTGGCGGCAGTCGCGGTGGTTGTGCTGCTGCAATTGAAGAGCCGCAATCCCTTGTTGAGCATCCTTGCCGGCACCGGGCTATATGTCCTGATCAGGAATTTTGCCCTGATTTGA
- a CDS encoding PepSY domain-containing protein, with protein MSPAKLARWLHLGHRWLGMGLGLMLLLWFGSGVVMLFVARPQLTDAERLAALPALAAERVRVSPLAAWQALGLTGWPEVVRLNMAGDRPAYRFLAQKHWSTVYADDASLFATPDTAQALHLAAAHLGDAGVAAVTPLALDQWTVYRQFDAWRPFLRIELADGRDYYLSTGSGEVVLDTNRSERAWNWIGSVVHWLYFTPLRQHGELWRGLLLSISFAALLMALAGLYLGWQRLRLRTPYPGGRRTPYRAAWKYWHHLLGLSGGIFVVTWLLSGWLSLAPLGLARGVYPTPAEQQQLAGGELSADVLDWLPEITPATREVDWLRFAGQPLARLRQLDAEQVIVERNGQHRRQLGLDEIALAAAALRPATAYQAQWLNEPDSRYFSLRHQPRSFPVARLDFADSERSVFYIDPLSGRIVTQANRHDSAHRWLYLALHRFDFAPLLARAWRRDTLIIFLSLIGGALCLSGCVLGWRRVVRPHRPVDASNQGKIPDQDI; from the coding sequence ATGAGTCCGGCGAAACTCGCACGCTGGCTGCATCTGGGCCATCGCTGGCTGGGCATGGGCTTGGGGCTGATGCTGCTGCTCTGGTTCGGATCCGGCGTGGTGATGCTTTTTGTCGCCCGGCCGCAGTTGACCGATGCCGAACGGCTCGCTGCCCTGCCGGCGCTGGCCGCCGAGCGCGTCCGGGTTTCGCCGCTCGCCGCCTGGCAGGCCCTCGGCCTGACGGGCTGGCCGGAGGTCGTCCGCCTGAACATGGCGGGAGATCGTCCGGCCTATCGCTTTTTGGCACAAAAACACTGGTCGACCGTCTATGCCGACGATGCCAGTCTTTTCGCCACGCCCGACACGGCGCAGGCACTGCATCTGGCCGCAGCCCATCTCGGCGACGCCGGTGTTGCCGCCGTGACGCCGCTGGCGCTGGATCAATGGACGGTTTACCGCCAGTTCGACGCCTGGCGGCCTTTCCTGCGCATCGAACTGGCCGATGGCCGGGATTACTACCTGTCGACCGGCAGCGGCGAAGTCGTGCTCGATACGAACCGGTCCGAACGAGCCTGGAACTGGATCGGCAGCGTCGTGCATTGGCTCTACTTCACCCCGCTGCGCCAGCACGGCGAACTTTGGCGCGGTCTGCTGCTGTCGATCAGCTTTGCCGCCCTGCTCATGGCGCTGGCCGGTCTGTACCTGGGCTGGCAACGTCTGCGCCTGCGTACGCCCTACCCCGGTGGACGCCGAACACCCTATCGCGCGGCGTGGAAATACTGGCATCACCTGCTCGGTCTCAGCGGCGGAATATTCGTCGTAACCTGGCTGCTCAGCGGCTGGCTGTCTCTGGCGCCGCTGGGGCTAGCCAGAGGCGTTTATCCAACACCCGCCGAGCAGCAACAGCTGGCCGGCGGCGAGTTAAGTGCCGACGTTCTCGACTGGCTGCCCGAAATCACCCCGGCCACGCGGGAGGTCGACTGGCTGCGCTTTGCCGGCCAGCCACTGGCCCGGCTGCGCCAGCTCGACGCCGAGCAAGTCATCGTCGAACGCAACGGGCAGCACCGCCGGCAACTCGGCCTCGATGAAATTGCCCTCGCGGCAGCCGCACTGCGGCCCGCTACGGCATATCAGGCGCAATGGCTGAACGAGCCGGACAGCCGCTATTTTTCACTGCGCCACCAGCCGCGCAGCTTTCCCGTGGCCCGCCTCGATTTCGCCGACAGCGAACGCAGTGTCTTCTACATCGATCCGCTGAGCGGCCGCATCGTCACTCAGGCCAATCGCCACGACAGTGCCCATCGCTGGCTCTACCTGGCGCTGCACCGCTTCGATTTCGCGCCCCTGCTCGCCCGGGCCTGGCGGCGCGATACGCTGATCATCTTTCTCTCGCTGATCGGCGGCGCGCTCTGCCTGAGCGGCTGCGTTCTTGGCTGGCGTCGTGTGGTCCGGCCGCACCGGCCGGTCGACGCTTCAAATCAGGGCAAAATTCCTGATCAGGACATATAG
- a CDS encoding TonB-dependent receptor, with the protein MARLPLAVIAALASLGPAHAETELAPVEVTAGRDVASLGLDQASSSGSRTGVTARELPASIESVDSLTVQERGDYTIMDAITRAAGVSGVGSGGNGAMSFSTRGFTGTNSVGLAEDGMRLSTGSGTQNYPNDSWGYERIDVLRGPASVVYGSGTVGATINAVRKAPSRNASAEALFGIGSDGTGRIGLGGSGTLGEIASFRVDAYAHTTDGQRDLGNASGSKLMTTLRLQPNSDLRFELLADYSKQKPERYWGTPNDKGRIVSSLRDENYNVSDAIISYEDKRLRGRVEWQANDWLSLRDEVYYFEANRHWKNVEQYSLNAAAGTVDRSDYLEIRHNMDQTGNRLEAGIRSDRHRGVVGWEVAQVNFRHSNNSPYGGTSTVSAADPAHGTWSSPDPTLAKFDTRSTLQAFYAEDAWQFADKWLLLAGIRHDVADVSRHELVSGSDFAKTLHGNAWRLGLTYRLNPATSLYAQASAGHDPVTSIITMNLSNSKFTLTKGRQVETGVKQSLGNGRGEWTAALFRIDKDDIITRDPANPALSVQGGSQHSQGIELSAALTPWKNWRVEGNYAVLRARYDELLEAGGVDRAGKRPTDVPEQVANLWLHRLIGPVQASLGGRYVGKRYADNANSVTLPGYAVADAALAWKYDSQTTLRLIGRNLTDKVYATTSYGSQQFVLGQGRSVELVAELKF; encoded by the coding sequence ATGGCGCGACTGCCGCTCGCCGTCATCGCGGCGCTGGCCAGTCTGGGCCCGGCTCATGCCGAGACCGAACTCGCCCCCGTCGAAGTGACGGCCGGGCGCGACGTGGCCAGCCTCGGCCTTGACCAGGCGAGCAGCAGCGGCAGCCGCACCGGCGTCACCGCGCGCGAACTGCCGGCGAGCATCGAAAGCGTCGACAGCCTTACCGTCCAGGAGCGCGGCGACTACACGATCATGGATGCCATCACCCGTGCCGCCGGCGTCAGCGGTGTCGGTTCCGGCGGCAACGGTGCGATGTCCTTTTCGACACGCGGCTTCACCGGCACCAACTCGGTCGGTCTGGCCGAGGATGGCATGCGCCTGTCGACCGGTTCCGGCACCCAGAACTACCCGAACGACAGCTGGGGTTACGAACGCATCGACGTGCTGCGCGGCCCGGCCTCGGTGGTCTATGGCAGCGGCACCGTCGGCGCCACGATCAACGCCGTGCGCAAGGCGCCGAGCCGCAATGCCAGCGCCGAAGCCCTGTTCGGGATCGGCAGCGACGGCACCGGCCGGATCGGTCTGGGCGGCAGCGGTACGCTCGGCGAGATCGCCAGCTTCCGCGTCGATGCCTATGCCCACACCACCGACGGACAGCGCGACCTGGGCAATGCCAGCGGCAGCAAGCTGATGACGACGCTGCGCCTGCAGCCGAACAGCGATCTGCGCTTCGAGCTGCTCGCCGATTACAGCAAGCAGAAGCCGGAACGCTACTGGGGCACGCCGAACGACAAGGGCCGCATCGTTTCCAGCCTGCGCGACGAGAACTACAACGTCAGCGATGCGATCATCAGCTACGAGGACAAGCGCCTGCGCGGCCGCGTCGAATGGCAAGCCAACGACTGGCTGAGCCTGCGCGACGAGGTGTATTACTTCGAGGCCAACCGCCACTGGAAGAATGTCGAGCAATACAGCCTGAATGCCGCGGCCGGCACGGTCGACCGCTCGGATTACCTCGAAATCAGGCACAACATGGATCAAACGGGGAACCGTCTGGAGGCCGGCATCCGCAGCGACCGGCATCGCGGCGTCGTCGGCTGGGAGGTGGCGCAGGTCAATTTCCGCCATAGCAACAATTCGCCCTATGGCGGCACGTCGACCGTGTCGGCGGCTGATCCGGCGCATGGCACCTGGTCCAGCCCGGACCCGACGCTGGCCAAATTCGACACCCGCTCCACCCTGCAGGCCTTCTACGCCGAAGATGCCTGGCAGTTCGCCGATAAATGGCTGCTGCTGGCCGGCATCCGGCACGATGTCGCCGACGTGTCGCGCCACGAACTGGTCAGCGGCAGCGATTTCGCCAAGACCCTGCACGGCAACGCCTGGCGCCTCGGCCTGACCTATCGGCTGAACCCGGCCACCAGCCTGTACGCCCAGGCCAGCGCCGGACACGACCCGGTGACCAGCATCATCACGATGAACCTGAGCAACAGCAAATTCACGCTGACCAAGGGCCGGCAGGTCGAAACCGGGGTCAAGCAGAGTCTGGGCAACGGCCGGGGCGAATGGACGGCGGCGCTGTTCCGTATCGACAAGGACGACATCATCACCCGCGACCCGGCCAACCCGGCGCTGTCGGTACAGGGCGGCAGCCAGCACTCGCAAGGCATCGAGTTGAGCGCCGCGCTGACGCCGTGGAAGAACTGGCGCGTCGAGGGCAACTACGCCGTGCTGCGCGCCCGCTACGACGAATTGCTCGAAGCCGGCGGCGTCGACCGCGCGGGCAAGCGGCCGACCGACGTGCCGGAACAGGTCGCCAACCTGTGGCTGCATCGCCTGATCGGGCCGGTACAGGCTTCGCTGGGCGGCCGTTATGTCGGCAAGCGCTACGCCGACAATGCCAACAGCGTCACCCTGCCCGGCTATGCCGTGGCCGACGCGGCGCTGGCCTGGAAGTATGACAGCCAGACAACCCTGCGCCTGATCGGTCGCAACCTGACCGACAAGGTCTACGCCACGACCTCTTACGGCAGCCAGCAGTTCGTGCTTGGTCAGGGGCGTAGCGTCGAACTCGTCGCCGAGCTGAAGTTCTGA